One Lentimicrobiaceae bacterium DNA window includes the following coding sequences:
- a CDS encoding bifunctional methionine sulfoxide reductase B/A protein, producing the protein MAYNTLTPEEERVILHKGTELPFTGKYVSNKDVGEYQCKRCNAPLYRSSDKFDSLYGWPSFDQEIPGAVKRVPDADDERTEIICARCGAHLGHVFTGERYTEKNIRHCVNSISLVFVPGNTGTSDTAIFASGCFWGTEYYFKKVSGVLSTTVGFIGGNVQFPFYQQVCCENTGHAEAVEVIFDPIKVSYEELTKYFFETHDFTQINQQGPDVGEQYRSEIFYLNEEQRKTAQKYIDLLEAKGYKVATHLTKATDFWKAEDYHQDYYEKKGGIPYCHVYRKIF; encoded by the coding sequence ATGGCATATAATACACTTACACCCGAAGAGGAAAGGGTAATTCTGCACAAAGGAACAGAACTACCCTTTACCGGAAAATATGTAAGCAACAAAGATGTAGGAGAATACCAATGTAAACGTTGCAATGCACCGTTATACAGATCCTCCGACAAATTTGATTCCCTCTATGGCTGGCCCAGTTTCGATCAGGAAATTCCCGGCGCAGTTAAAAGAGTTCCCGATGCTGACGATGAGCGAACCGAGATTATTTGTGCCCGTTGCGGAGCCCATTTGGGGCATGTATTTACAGGGGAAAGATATACCGAAAAAAATATTCGGCATTGTGTAAATTCCATTTCGCTGGTTTTTGTTCCCGGCAATACAGGCACAAGTGATACAGCTATTTTTGCCTCGGGCTGTTTCTGGGGAACGGAATATTATTTTAAAAAAGTTTCAGGAGTTTTATCCACTACCGTAGGTTTTATTGGGGGCAACGTACAATTTCCTTTTTACCAACAGGTATGTTGCGAAAATACCGGTCACGCCGAAGCCGTGGAGGTAATTTTTGACCCGATTAAAGTATCGTATGAAGAATTGACAAAATATTTTTTCGAGACCCATGATTTTACCCAGATCAATCAGCAGGGACCTGATGTAGGAGAACAATATCGTTCCGAAATTTTTTACCTAAACGAAGAGCAAAGAAAAACAGCACAAAAATATATTGACCTGTTAGAAGCCAAAGGATATAAAGTGGCTACCCACCTTACAAAAGCGACTGATTTTTGGAAAGCAGAAGACTATCACCAGGATTATTACGAAAAAAAAGGAGGCATACCCTACTGCCACGTGTACCGCAAAATATTCTGA
- a CDS encoding T9SS type A sorting domain-containing protein, producing the protein MKKITLLLILSFLVQFGYSQNQPPVAVDDYGFLHMEDVLSRIEIDVINNDYSPDGDPVKIFEITEPTNEYAHVEFTDNTITYQPRYSLGHVFKDSLQYRVKKVTDLNSVSNWAKVVFEIEPDSSFPICGDDFIRAKAGLPVKINLIKNDYQLLNDTIKIFNIFCSNEIGYISSREDSSIVFIPSPKISGRIKFNYTASKSNYYRTIGTVFINVIPGRSYDSLNINNINAGFNARGFLFSYDPYTGPSTSSDLFNPHFEVPKGSGKNTIFTSNLWIGGKDNNGQLHLAAERFRQGPNLYGGQDFFAGPVMDSINYSENQDSLWTRLWKISREQIEYHKNHWWEDTYAIPEDIASWPGNGDGNLGIAEQLAPYYDYNNDGKYNARSGDYPLIKGDEAVFFIFNDDRNAHQETLGNKIKVEVHGMAYAFDCMSDTAFKNTIFLHYDIYNRSQNTYDSTFIGNFTDFDIGYNKDDYIGCDVERSCFYGYNGKAIDNIYGSHPPAQAVIVLEGPLLDADGTDNPHFDETGHPLCNESVNGTHFGDTISDNERYGMSSFSYTNYSFITFLSDPERADEYYSFLKGKKSYPSVYNNLVFYFWFPGLSDTLNWGTNCTPPPWQGQNMAEATYENLAEDRRGISSSGPFTFKPGDKQQFDLAYVFARDYTSSDTSMFSVNKLMNCVDIIRNAYFTDCAPGGGSFSDIKKVKPDFPEIKIFPNPAEDVLYVQVSGKITSNIHYHIFDLVGKEIISGKLNNSTTAIQTSNLNDGFYLLIVENNGKRITTKFIKN; encoded by the coding sequence ATGAAAAAAATAACCTTATTGCTAATTCTTTCATTTTTAGTACAGTTTGGCTATTCCCAGAACCAGCCTCCTGTAGCCGTAGATGATTACGGATTTTTACACATGGAAGACGTCTTATCCAGAATTGAAATAGATGTTATTAATAATGATTACTCTCCTGATGGGGATCCTGTAAAAATATTTGAAATTACAGAACCGACCAATGAATATGCACACGTAGAATTTACAGATAACACTATAACATACCAACCACGTTATTCATTAGGTCATGTATTTAAAGACTCATTACAATACAGAGTAAAAAAAGTGACGGATTTAAATTCTGTTTCTAACTGGGCAAAAGTAGTTTTTGAAATAGAACCTGATTCCTCATTCCCTATTTGCGGAGATGATTTTATCCGTGCCAAGGCTGGTCTTCCAGTTAAAATTAATCTTATTAAAAATGATTACCAACTTTTAAATGATACTATAAAAATTTTTAATATATTTTGTAGCAATGAGATCGGTTATATTTCATCCCGCGAAGATAGCAGTATTGTATTTATTCCATCTCCAAAAATCTCCGGGAGGATTAAATTTAATTACACTGCTTCTAAAAGCAACTATTACAGAACGATTGGAACTGTTTTTATCAATGTGATTCCTGGTCGTAGCTACGATTCGTTAAACATAAATAACATTAACGCAGGTTTTAATGCAAGAGGGTTCTTGTTCTCCTATGATCCATATACTGGACCAAGTACTAGTTCTGATTTGTTTAATCCACATTTTGAGGTTCCTAAAGGAAGTGGTAAAAACACTATTTTTACCAGTAATCTATGGATAGGTGGTAAAGATAATAACGGGCAACTTCACTTAGCTGCGGAAAGGTTCAGGCAAGGACCCAATTTATATGGAGGGCAGGACTTTTTTGCCGGTCCGGTGATGGATAGCATAAATTATTCCGAAAATCAAGATAGCCTTTGGACGAGGCTATGGAAAATTTCGCGTGAGCAGATAGAATATCATAAAAACCATTGGTGGGAAGACACTTATGCCATTCCGGAAGATATTGCCTCCTGGCCTGGAAACGGAGATGGAAATCTTGGAATAGCTGAACAATTAGCCCCTTACTATGATTATAATAATGATGGAAAATACAATGCACGAAGTGGTGACTACCCTTTAATTAAAGGAGATGAAGCTGTTTTCTTTATTTTCAATGATGATAGAAATGCCCATCAAGAAACATTAGGAAATAAAATAAAAGTGGAAGTTCATGGAATGGCATATGCTTTTGATTGCATGAGCGATACTGCATTTAAAAATACTATTTTTTTACACTACGATATTTACAACCGCTCTCAGAATACTTACGACAGTACGTTTATTGGTAATTTCACCGATTTCGATATCGGCTATAACAAAGATGATTATATTGGATGTGATGTAGAGCGGAGCTGCTTTTATGGATATAATGGCAAAGCAATAGACAATATCTATGGGAGTCATCCACCAGCACAAGCTGTAATAGTTTTAGAAGGACCTTTATTAGATGCAGATGGAACAGACAACCCGCATTTTGACGAAACAGGACATCCTTTATGTAATGAAAGTGTGAATGGAACGCATTTTGGTGATACCATATCAGATAATGAAAGATATGGTATGTCTTCATTTAGTTATACTAATTATTCTTTCATTACTTTTTTGTCAGATCCGGAACGGGCAGATGAATACTATTCCTTTTTAAAAGGGAAAAAGTCTTATCCTTCTGTTTATAATAATCTAGTTTTTTATTTTTGGTTTCCGGGATTAAGCGACACATTAAATTGGGGTACTAATTGCACACCTCCTCCATGGCAAGGCCAGAACATGGCAGAAGCTACATATGAAAATTTAGCAGAAGATAGAAGAGGCATAAGTTCTTCAGGCCCTTTTACTTTCAAACCAGGAGATAAACAGCAGTTTGACCTTGCCTATGTTTTTGCAAGAGACTATACTTCAAGCGATACTTCCATGTTTTCTGTAAATAAACTAATGAACTGTGTAGATATTATTCGCAATGCTTATTTTACTGATTGTGCTCCCGGTGGTGGCAGTTTTTCTGATATCAAAAAGGTTAAGCCAGACTTCCCAGAAATCAAGATATTCCCAAATCCTGCCGAAGATGTTTTGTATGTGCAGGTTAGCGGAAAGATTACATCTAATATTCATTATCATATTTTTGATTTGGTTGGCAAAGAAATTATAAGCGGCAAGTTGAATAACAGTACTACTGCTATCCAGACCTCTAATCTGAATGATGGATTTTATCTGTTGATAGTAGAAAACAACGGCAAAAGAATAACAACAAAGTTTATCAAAAACTAG
- a CDS encoding Ig-like domain-containing protein, whose translation MKNIYFVISFLLLTFSALCQNHPPVAVADSGFAKEALPASRISLYVILNDYDPDGDSIKIDTVIAPFHGKIAFSDSVITYTTTPYENYFGYDSVYYRITERNDTTSKSEWVKVLYEIEQDSIFVVCINDTVSAYNLIPVTINVLANDYQLLGIPIKIRVSNRNSTIAGYVTIDSVGNLTITPVTNVKGYVDVQYDVYPEGYPHGYFSHGHLMVNVLENHTYDSLTVNNINAGADARGFLFSNNPTLNVTNGGDAIFLPHFEAPKSSGCHTIFTNTLWIAGKDESGQLHVAAEMYRTGPHFNIGEDFWAGPVTDTTKYTFQQDSLWVRLWKISKSDIDYHKAYWWQAGYQMPQAIKTWPGNGDVSLGQAANIASFFDYNNDGVYNPETGDYPIIRGDEAILTIYNDNRFAHNETLGKKLGVEIHSLMYAFDRPNDSAFNNTIFVHYDIFNRSQNTYDSLYLGIFTKLEIGNPHDDFLGSDVERGMFYGYNALDYEPVEVSTPGINIPKNYGAHPPAQGITVLEGLKMSDDGIDNPKYDEYGNQLCNESINGSRFGDTIIDNERMGLTGVYDFDITEIMPTFGDLYPTYDFEYYKILKGLWQSSSHLSYGSWGLDGYGAYGPSCNFMYPGNSDTLHWGSGCVPPNGPSFWTDNNPGGNHIRPTGVTGPITFHPGEKQEIDLAYTFARDYAQNTAWSSVVKLQQYVDQLRKCYFADSIPGGGSFSDIKKLKPAFPEIKIFPNPADDVLYVQLSGKITSNVRYHIVDLVGKEIISGKLNNSTTAIQTSNLKKGFYILTITENNGLISKKFIKK comes from the coding sequence ATGAAAAATATTTACTTTGTAATTTCCTTTTTATTGCTGACATTTAGCGCATTATGTCAGAATCATCCACCTGTAGCCGTTGCAGATTCCGGTTTTGCTAAAGAAGCCCTCCCTGCATCCAGAATCAGCCTCTACGTAATTTTAAACGACTACGATCCAGATGGAGATTCTATTAAAATTGATACAGTTATCGCTCCTTTTCACGGAAAAATAGCATTTTCTGATAGTGTAATTACTTATACTACTACACCTTATGAAAATTATTTTGGTTACGATTCTGTTTATTATCGTATTACGGAAAGAAACGATACTACTTCCAAATCGGAATGGGTAAAAGTTCTTTACGAAATTGAGCAGGACTCCATTTTCGTTGTTTGTATAAATGATACTGTTTCAGCCTACAACCTGATACCGGTAACGATAAACGTACTTGCAAACGATTATCAGTTGTTGGGGATACCTATAAAAATAAGAGTTTCTAATAGAAATTCTACAATAGCAGGTTATGTAACCATTGATAGCGTGGGCAATCTTACTATTACTCCTGTAACCAATGTAAAAGGCTATGTAGATGTTCAATATGACGTATATCCCGAAGGTTATCCACACGGATATTTCAGTCATGGGCATTTAATGGTAAATGTTCTTGAGAACCATACCTATGATTCGCTTACTGTAAATAATATCAATGCAGGAGCCGATGCACGCGGATTTCTTTTCTCAAACAATCCGACATTAAATGTAACAAATGGCGGTGATGCAATTTTTCTTCCTCATTTTGAGGCGCCCAAAAGTTCGGGTTGTCATACCATTTTTACAAATACGCTTTGGATAGCCGGAAAAGACGAAAGTGGACAACTTCATGTTGCTGCAGAAATGTACAGAACAGGCCCGCATTTTAATATAGGAGAAGACTTTTGGGCAGGACCGGTAACGGATACTACCAAATATACTTTTCAGCAGGACAGTCTGTGGGTGCGTCTGTGGAAAATCAGCAAAAGCGATATAGATTATCATAAGGCATACTGGTGGCAAGCTGGCTACCAGATGCCGCAAGCGATAAAAACATGGCCAGGGAATGGAGATGTAAGCCTGGGGCAGGCAGCCAACATTGCTTCTTTTTTTGACTATAATAACGATGGAGTTTACAATCCAGAAACGGGCGATTATCCTATAATTCGTGGAGATGAAGCAATATTAACTATATACAACGACAATCGCTTTGCCCATAACGAAACATTGGGTAAAAAGTTAGGTGTGGAAATTCATTCGCTAATGTATGCGTTTGATCGCCCAAATGATTCGGCTTTCAACAATACCATTTTTGTACATTACGATATCTTCAACCGTTCTCAGAATACTTACGACAGTTTATACCTTGGCATCTTTACCAAACTAGAAATAGGAAACCCACATGATGATTTTTTGGGCAGTGATGTGGAAAGAGGAATGTTTTATGGTTACAATGCTTTGGATTATGAACCAGTGGAAGTTTCTACACCTGGGATTAATATTCCAAAAAACTATGGTGCTCATCCACCTGCACAAGGGATAACAGTACTGGAAGGTTTAAAAATGAGCGACGACGGGATTGACAATCCAAAGTATGACGAATATGGAAATCAATTATGTAACGAAAGCATAAATGGAAGCCGTTTCGGGGATACTATAATTGATAATGAACGAATGGGATTAACTGGAGTATATGATTTTGACATTACCGAAATAATGCCAACCTTTGGAGATTTATATCCTACCTATGATTTTGAATATTATAAGATATTAAAGGGTTTATGGCAATCTAGTTCCCATTTATCCTATGGAAGCTGGGGGCTTGATGGCTATGGAGCGTATGGACCTTCCTGTAATTTTATGTACCCTGGAAATTCTGATACACTACACTGGGGATCCGGATGTGTTCCGCCAAACGGACCTTCTTTCTGGACAGATAATAATCCAGGCGGAAATCACATTCGTCCGACTGGAGTAACAGGACCCATTACTTTTCATCCTGGCGAAAAGCAGGAAATAGACCTTGCCTACACATTTGCAAGAGATTATGCACAGAATACCGCTTGGTCTTCAGTGGTAAAACTTCAACAATATGTTGACCAATTGCGTAAGTGCTATTTTGCCGACAGCATTCCCGGTGGTGGCAGTTTTTCTGATATCAAAAAGCTTAAGCCAGCCTTCCCAGAAATCAAGATATTCCCAAATCCTGCCGATGATGTTTTGTATGTGCAGCTTAGCGGAAAGATTACATCTAATGTCCGTTATCATATTGTTGATTTGGTTGGCAAAGAAATTATAAGCGGCAAGTTGAATAATAGTACTACTGCTATCCAGACTTCTAATCTAAAAAAAGGATTTTACATCTTAACTATTACAGAAAATAACGGCCTAATAAGCAAGAAATTTATAAAGAAGTAA